From a region of the Tachysurus fulvidraco isolate hzauxx_2018 chromosome 5, HZAU_PFXX_2.0, whole genome shotgun sequence genome:
- the insl5a gene encoding insulin-like 5a produces the protein MRGSYRLPLVPLLLLWAVCSMVQVQAEVKAVKLCGREFIRAVVYTCGGSRWRRLLTPQNDVFSLAEQSSDEDLSESTGLDLSTRDLNPMMTNVCCQVGCRKSDLSLLC, from the exons ATGAGAGGAAGTTATCGGTTGCCTCTTGTGCCCTTGTTGCTTCTGTGGGCCGTTTGCAGCATGGTGCAGGTGCAAGCGGAGGTCAAGGCGGTCAAGCTCTGTGGCCGTGAATTCATCCGGGCCGTAGTCTACACCTGTGGAGGCTCCAGGTGGAGAAGGCTGCTTACACCCCAAAATGATG TGTTTTCTCTTGCAGAGCAGAGCAGTGATGAGGACCTGAGTGAGAGCACAGGGTTGGATCTGTCAACACGAGACCTGAACCCCATGATGACCAACGTATGCTGTCAGGTGGGCTGCCGAAAGAGTGACCTTTCTCTCCTGTGCTGA